From Scleropages formosus chromosome 25, fSclFor1.1, whole genome shotgun sequence, a single genomic window includes:
- the LOC108921646 gene encoding uncharacterized protein LOC108921646 isoform X18 yields the protein MTFGSGTKVWVQSRTPSDPSYYLLEKDSTQACLATGFSAYNATDKEPLFNQTKSSPTRIEHEATFDKVVLVQNATDCPSGKGSASGECATEGFFETDEKINFLSLTILGLRVLFLKSVVFNVIMTLRVWMS from the exons ATGACTTTTGGATCTGGAACAAAAGTTTGGGTTCAGTCAA GGACTCCATCCGACCCCTCCTACTACCTGCTGGAAAAAGACAGCACGCAAGCTTGCTTGGCCACGGGTTTCAGTGCCTATAACGCCACCGACAAGGAGCCGCTCTTTAACCAGACCAAGAGCAGCCCCACCAGGATAGAACATGAGGCGACCTTTGACAAAGTGGTTCTGGTCCAGAACGCCACTGACTGTCCATCTGGTAAAG GTTCCGCTTCCGGTGAATGTGCCACCGAAGGATTTTTCGAAACAG ATGAAAAGATCAACTTCCTGTCGCTGACGATTCTCGGCCTCAGGGTCCTGTTTCTCAAGAGTGTGGTCTTCAACGTGATCATGACGCTCCGCGTGTGGATGAGTTAG
- the LOC108921646 gene encoding uncharacterized protein LOC108921646 isoform X14 has protein sequence MDTAFWPLFPHCANRDNFKILFGSGTAVWVQPRTPSDPSYYLLEKDSTQACLATGFSAYNATDKEPLFNQTKSSPTRIEHEATFDKVVLVQNATDCPSGKGSASGECATEGFFETDEKINFLSLTILGLRVLFLKSVVFNVIMTLRVWMS, from the exons ATGGACACAGCTTTTTGGCCCTTGTTTCCGCACTGTGCGAATCGCGATAACTTCAAGATCCTTTTCGGGTCGGGGACCGCAGTTTGGGTTCAACCAA GGACTCCATCCGACCCCTCCTACTACCTGCTGGAAAAAGACAGCACGCAAGCTTGCTTGGCCACGGGTTTCAGTGCCTATAACGCCACCGACAAGGAGCCGCTCTTTAACCAGACCAAGAGCAGCCCCACCAGGATAGAACATGAGGCGACCTTTGACAAAGTGGTTCTGGTCCAGAACGCCACTGACTGTCCATCTGGTAAAG GTTCCGCTTCCGGTGAATGTGCCACCGAAGGATTTTTCGAAACAG ATGAAAAGATCAACTTCCTGTCGCTGACGATTCTCGGCCTCAGGGTCCTGTTTCTCAAGAGTGTGGTCTTCAACGTGATCATGACGCTCCGCGTGTGGATGAGTTAG
- the LOC108921646 gene encoding uncharacterized protein LOC108921646 isoform X19, producing the protein MVFGSGTKLIVESRTPSDPSYYLLEKDSTQACLATGFSAYNATDKEPLFNQTKSSPTRIEHEATFDKVVLVQNATDCPSGKGSASGECATEGFFETDEKINFLSLTILGLRVLFLKSVVFNVIMTLRVWMS; encoded by the exons GGACTCCATCCGACCCCTCCTACTACCTGCTGGAAAAAGACAGCACGCAAGCTTGCTTGGCCACGGGTTTCAGTGCCTATAACGCCACCGACAAGGAGCCGCTCTTTAACCAGACCAAGAGCAGCCCCACCAGGATAGAACATGAGGCGACCTTTGACAAAGTGGTTCTGGTCCAGAACGCCACTGACTGTCCATCTGGTAAAG GTTCCGCTTCCGGTGAATGTGCCACCGAAGGATTTTTCGAAACAG ATGAAAAGATCAACTTCCTGTCGCTGACGATTCTCGGCCTCAGGGTCCTGTTTCTCAAGAGTGTGGTCTTCAACGTGATCATGACGCTCCGCGTGTGGATGAGTTAG
- the LOC108921646 gene encoding uncharacterized protein LOC108921646 isoform X21, whose translation MFGTGTRLLVASRTPSDPSYYLLEKDSTQACLATGFSAYNATDKEPLFNQTKSSPTRIEHEATFDKVVLVQNATDCPSGKGSASGECATEGFFETDEKINFLSLTILGLRVLFLKSVVFNVIMTLRVWMS comes from the exons GGACTCCATCCGACCCCTCCTACTACCTGCTGGAAAAAGACAGCACGCAAGCTTGCTTGGCCACGGGTTTCAGTGCCTATAACGCCACCGACAAGGAGCCGCTCTTTAACCAGACCAAGAGCAGCCCCACCAGGATAGAACATGAGGCGACCTTTGACAAAGTGGTTCTGGTCCAGAACGCCACTGACTGTCCATCTGGTAAAG GTTCCGCTTCCGGTGAATGTGCCACCGAAGGATTTTTCGAAACAG ATGAAAAGATCAACTTCCTGTCGCTGACGATTCTCGGCCTCAGGGTCCTGTTTCTCAAGAGTGTGGTCTTCAACGTGATCATGACGCTCCGCGTGTGGATGAGTTAG
- the LOC108921646 gene encoding uncharacterized protein LOC108921646 isoform X1: MMREEQFLVTMPVTRGCQWVTVRAVFMFCGDPGVVPAVLPSVVSGIVPALIAVTQCFCCAPSDCVNDGSWKVVFGRGTKLLVESRTPSDPSYYLLEKDSTQACLATGFSAYNATDKEPLFNQTKSSPTRIEHEATFDKVVLVQNATDCPSGKGSASGECATEGFFETDEKINFLSLTILGLRVLFLKSVVFNVIMTLRVWMS; encoded by the exons ATGATGCGTGAAGAACAGTTCCTTGTTACAATGCCTGTAACACGCGGGTGTCAGTGGGTCACAGTGAGGGCAGTGTTCATGTTTTGTGGTGACCCTGGGGTCGTACCCGCCGTCCTACCCAGTGTCGTATCGGGTATCGTACCTGCTCTTATAGCTGTCACTCAATGTTTTTGCTGCGCTCCCAGTGACTGTGTGAATGACGGCAGCTGGAAAGTGGTCTTCGGAAGAGGGACGAAACTCTTGGTGGAATCAA GGACTCCATCCGACCCCTCCTACTACCTGCTGGAAAAAGACAGCACGCAAGCTTGCTTGGCCACGGGTTTCAGTGCCTATAACGCCACCGACAAGGAGCCGCTCTTTAACCAGACCAAGAGCAGCCCCACCAGGATAGAACATGAGGCGACCTTTGACAAAGTGGTTCTGGTCCAGAACGCCACTGACTGTCCATCTGGTAAAG GTTCCGCTTCCGGTGAATGTGCCACCGAAGGATTTTTCGAAACAG ATGAAAAGATCAACTTCCTGTCGCTGACGATTCTCGGCCTCAGGGTCCTGTTTCTCAAGAGTGTGGTCTTCAACGTGATCATGACGCTCCGCGTGTGGATGAGTTAG
- the LOC108921646 gene encoding uncharacterized protein LOC108921646 isoform X20: protein MIFGAGTKVIISPRTPSDPSYYLLEKDSTQACLATGFSAYNATDKEPLFNQTKSSPTRIEHEATFDKVVLVQNATDCPSGKGSASGECATEGFFETDEKINFLSLTILGLRVLFLKSVVFNVIMTLRVWMS, encoded by the exons ATGATTTTTGGGGCTGGAACAAAAGTAATTATTTCACCAC GGACTCCATCCGACCCCTCCTACTACCTGCTGGAAAAAGACAGCACGCAAGCTTGCTTGGCCACGGGTTTCAGTGCCTATAACGCCACCGACAAGGAGCCGCTCTTTAACCAGACCAAGAGCAGCCCCACCAGGATAGAACATGAGGCGACCTTTGACAAAGTGGTTCTGGTCCAGAACGCCACTGACTGTCCATCTGGTAAAG GTTCCGCTTCCGGTGAATGTGCCACCGAAGGATTTTTCGAAACAG ATGAAAAGATCAACTTCCTGTCGCTGACGATTCTCGGCCTCAGGGTCCTGTTTCTCAAGAGTGTGGTCTTCAACGTGATCATGACGCTCCGCGTGTGGATGAGTTAG
- the LOC108921646 gene encoding uncharacterized protein LOC108921646 isoform X17, with protein sequence MNHCVNYDKIIFGSGTRVTVLPRTPSDPSYYLLEKDSTQACLATGFSAYNATDKEPLFNQTKSSPTRIEHEATFDKVVLVQNATDCPSGKGSASGECATEGFFETDEKINFLSLTILGLRVLFLKSVVFNVIMTLRVWMS encoded by the exons ATGAACCACTGTGTGAATTACGACAAGATCATATTTGGATCTGGAACAAGAGTCACTGTCCTGCCGA GGACTCCATCCGACCCCTCCTACTACCTGCTGGAAAAAGACAGCACGCAAGCTTGCTTGGCCACGGGTTTCAGTGCCTATAACGCCACCGACAAGGAGCCGCTCTTTAACCAGACCAAGAGCAGCCCCACCAGGATAGAACATGAGGCGACCTTTGACAAAGTGGTTCTGGTCCAGAACGCCACTGACTGTCCATCTGGTAAAG GTTCCGCTTCCGGTGAATGTGCCACCGAAGGATTTTTCGAAACAG ATGAAAAGATCAACTTCCTGTCGCTGACGATTCTCGGCCTCAGGGTCCTGTTTCTCAAGAGTGTGGTCTTCAACGTGATCATGACGCTCCGCGTGTGGATGAGTTAG
- the LOC108921646 gene encoding uncharacterized protein LOC108921646 isoform X2: MYVLVPTLQMSFEDMTSSGVLPQRGSCAGLCHCVASGSGNWKLLFGSGTKVTAESRTPSDPSYYLLEKDSTQACLATGFSAYNATDKEPLFNQTKSSPTRIEHEATFDKVVLVQNATDCPSGKGSASGECATEGFFETDEKINFLSLTILGLRVLFLKSVVFNVIMTLRVWMS; this comes from the exons ATGTATGTTTTAGTGCCCACTCTTCAAATGTCGTTTGAAGACATGACGTCAAGTGGAGTTTTGCCACAAAGAGGTTCCTGTGCAGGACTTTGTCACTGTGTGGCATCGGGGTCAGGAAACTGGAAGCTGCTGTTTGGATCAGGAACCAAAGTGACCGCTGAGTCCA GGACTCCATCCGACCCCTCCTACTACCTGCTGGAAAAAGACAGCACGCAAGCTTGCTTGGCCACGGGTTTCAGTGCCTATAACGCCACCGACAAGGAGCCGCTCTTTAACCAGACCAAGAGCAGCCCCACCAGGATAGAACATGAGGCGACCTTTGACAAAGTGGTTCTGGTCCAGAACGCCACTGACTGTCCATCTGGTAAAG GTTCCGCTTCCGGTGAATGTGCCACCGAAGGATTTTTCGAAACAG ATGAAAAGATCAACTTCCTGTCGCTGACGATTCTCGGCCTCAGGGTCCTGTTTCTCAAGAGTGTGGTCTTCAACGTGATCATGACGCTCCGCGTGTGGATGAGTTAG
- the LOC108921646 gene encoding uncharacterized protein LOC108921646 isoform X22, with the protein MKSLMRKRKEGTPSDPSYYLLEKDSTQACLATGFSAYNATDKEPLFNQTKSSPTRIEHEATFDKVVLVQNATDCPSGKGSASGECATEGFFETDEKINFLSLTILGLRVLFLKSVVFNVIMTLRVWMS; encoded by the exons GGACTCCATCCGACCCCTCCTACTACCTGCTGGAAAAAGACAGCACGCAAGCTTGCTTGGCCACGGGTTTCAGTGCCTATAACGCCACCGACAAGGAGCCGCTCTTTAACCAGACCAAGAGCAGCCCCACCAGGATAGAACATGAGGCGACCTTTGACAAAGTGGTTCTGGTCCAGAACGCCACTGACTGTCCATCTGGTAAAG GTTCCGCTTCCGGTGAATGTGCCACCGAAGGATTTTTCGAAACAG ATGAAAAGATCAACTTCCTGTCGCTGACGATTCTCGGCCTCAGGGTCCTGTTTCTCAAGAGTGTGGTCTTCAACGTGATCATGACGCTCCGCGTGTGGATGAGTTAG